A single Atopobiaceae bacterium DNA region contains:
- a CDS encoding FeoB-associated Cys-rich membrane protein yields MGLLDGIILAAVAIAVILCVRHLLRARSDGGCAGCGQAGSCASARTGVGECPCGQRMVDDLSAGMEHFDGGVEEGPR; encoded by the coding sequence ATGGGGCTTCTGGACGGCATCATCCTCGCCGCCGTCGCCATCGCAGTCATCCTGTGCGTGCGGCATCTCCTGCGTGCCCGTTCCGACGGGGGCTGTGCCGGGTGCGGCCAGGCCGGCTCGTGCGCCTCGGCACGTACGGGGGTGGGCGAGTGCCCCTGTGGCCAGCGCATGGTGGACGACCTCTCGGCCGGGATGGAGCACTTCGATGGCGGGGTCGAGGAGGGCCCGAGATAG
- a CDS encoding GntR family transcriptional regulator yields MASTKTGSLGRTGVVASDCMQVIPRIDGESGSSYSYRVLYYNILMLYMPPGSWIRESAIAQKLGLSRTPVHEAVALLNDRHLVDVAPQSATHVSCIDISMLRQGCFLRSSIEPLVFKQVAVSISNEYRTALSKNLEAQREIPAGNRPEDEYLYLDNIFHRLVYQAAGKDFIWEQLRRASAPYDRVRYMGLLFGYDHPSIEDHEFLFRYLTLGGIPDEEVLDLIHAHLARYVSFFDRLATDFPEYFVFDEEQPDPISSEEPMSLIV; encoded by the coding sequence ATGGCGAGCACCAAGACAGGGTCATTGGGCCGCACGGGAGTCGTGGCGTCTGACTGCATGCAGGTCATACCTCGGATCGACGGCGAGTCTGGGTCCTCGTACTCCTACCGGGTCCTCTATTACAACATCCTCATGCTCTACATGCCCCCTGGATCCTGGATTCGCGAGAGTGCCATCGCCCAGAAGCTCGGCCTGTCACGCACGCCGGTCCATGAGGCCGTGGCCCTGCTCAACGACCGCCACCTCGTCGACGTCGCGCCCCAGAGCGCCACGCACGTCTCGTGCATAGACATCTCGATGCTGCGACAGGGATGCTTCCTCCGCTCGTCCATAGAGCCGCTCGTCTTCAAGCAGGTCGCCGTGTCGATCTCGAACGAGTACCGCACCGCCCTCTCGAAGAACCTCGAGGCGCAGAGGGAGATTCCCGCAGGCAACCGCCCGGAGGACGAGTACCTCTACCTCGACAACATCTTCCACCGCCTCGTCTACCAGGCAGCGGGCAAGGACTTCATCTGGGAGCAGCTCAGAAGGGCGAGCGCCCCCTATGACCGGGTGCGCTACATGGGCCTGCTCTTCGGCTACGACCACCCCTCGATCGAGGACCACGAGTTCCTCTTCAGGTACCTCACGCTCGGAGGCATACCCGACGAGGAGGTCCTGGACCTCATCCACGCGCACCTCGCCCGGTACGTGAGCTTCTTCGACCGGCTTGCCACCGACTTCCCCGAGTACTTCGTGTTCGACGAGGAGCAGCCCGACCCCATCTCGTCCGAGGAGCCCATGTCCCTCATCGTATGA
- a CDS encoding sugar phosphate isomerase/epimerase, translating into MSRLSVGIRLHDMEPASLERRLEMAHEQGFTCVHLASKVVYAEYGIDRFGLTPGLAAHLRRELDRNHLDCAVFGCYKNLATPFSSQLDNYLAEYESCARFAAWMGCGIVGTETGRPSANNEVNPDRFGDKALAAFVAALTRAVGPCAHFGVTLAIEPGYNEVVCTPERCRGVLDAVASPNLGVIYDPVALLHASILPQAQDEVGRMLDLCGREIQVLHAKDCEVVPADVPDMAGAVDEAGRLVCHGAGTTGCFDLAPIVAWADRTKPHLQAVVENSTPETAVASREYLERL; encoded by the coding sequence ATGAGCAGGCTCTCGGTGGGCATACGTCTTCACGACATGGAGCCAGCATCGCTCGAGCGTCGCCTCGAGATGGCCCATGAGCAGGGGTTCACCTGCGTGCACCTGGCGAGCAAGGTAGTCTATGCCGAGTACGGCATCGACCGGTTCGGTCTCACCCCGGGGCTGGCCGCGCACCTGCGCCGCGAGCTCGACCGGAACCACCTCGACTGCGCGGTCTTCGGCTGCTACAAGAACCTCGCCACGCCCTTCTCGTCGCAGCTCGACAACTACCTTGCCGAGTACGAGTCATGTGCCCGCTTCGCGGCGTGGATGGGTTGCGGCATCGTGGGCACCGAGACGGGAAGGCCCTCTGCCAACAACGAGGTCAATCCCGACCGCTTCGGCGACAAGGCCCTCGCGGCCTTCGTCGCCGCTCTCACCCGTGCGGTGGGGCCCTGCGCCCACTTCGGCGTGACGCTCGCCATCGAGCCTGGCTACAACGAGGTCGTCTGCACGCCTGAGCGCTGCCGTGGGGTGCTCGATGCGGTGGCGAGCCCCAACCTCGGCGTCATCTATGATCCGGTGGCGCTGCTCCACGCGTCCATCCTGCCCCAGGCCCAGGACGAGGTGGGACGCATGCTCGACCTCTGCGGCCGCGAGATACAGGTGCTCCACGCCAAGGACTGCGAGGTCGTGCCTGCGGACGTACCTGACATGGCTGGTGCCGTGGACGAGGCCGGCCGACTCGTCTGCCACGGCGCCGGCACCACGGGCTGCTTCGACCTCGCACCCATCGTGGCGTGGGCCGACCGCACGAAGCCCCATCTCCAGGCCGTGGTCGAGAACAGCACGCCCGAGACGGCCGTCGCGTCCAGGGAGTACCTGGAGCGTCTCTAG